The region GAAAGATGAAGCTCATAGTGGTAGCGGCACAATTGTGAATAGGGATGAGAGTAGTCATCCGAGGGAAGAGGGTAGAGAGTGAGTGGAAGGAAAAACGAAAAGTAGTGAAACAAGATAGAGGGGAAATTTTATTTCacttttatattaattttttattatttatttttatgaaaatgatttttgtttattttaaatCTCACAGTATAtcttttttatttcaattttgaCAAAAGGAAAATTAACATCAGATGAAGATGAAGATATAGTTCTTATACAAATAACTTGAAAAGAAAATATGTAGCACCCTCCCTCTGGTTGATGAGATAGTACTTTGCGACATCTTCGGTGGTAGTATTTTCAGCATCTTTTTGGTGCATATTCTATTATAGGTTAGTTTTGTTTCGTTACCTATTTTGGCGCATACTCTATTATGGGTTAGTTTTGTTTAGTTACCTATTTTTGTTATTTCCAACTATTTTCACTTTTTTCAGATCTGATGTGTTTTATTGTTAGATTCTGTTGTATGTTTCATGTAACATATTTTCTTTgcaaaaatatatatattatttataaaaaaagCTACTTAAAATTTCTTCTGTAACAcaaataaaaattatattattaacCAACTTCACCaaactaatatatatatatatatatatatatattatatatatatataatatatatatatatatatattattaaccacttattttaattataatttattaattaatttcACTACTTCTTTAACTAATGAAATATATAATATCAAATAAATTTTAACATTATATTTTTAAATAGTACTCCCTCCGGTCTCATATGTAAGCAAAAAAAAAAACTCACCCTTTAAGAAAGTGGCTATATATTCATTTAAGTAATGGAAAATATACATTTTTTCCATATTTACCCTTATTTTTTAATTTagaaataaattaatatttttattataacCATTTAATGGTTAGTCAATTTTTATTAATACCATTTAATGGTTAGTCATTTAGTGGTTATATATTCCACTTACTCTTACTAAAATTTCCTGTAGAAATTTGTCCCGCCTAAAAACAACACTTCTTAGTCTATTTACTGTATTCTCCACCCGCCTAAATTTCCATGGTCCCGCCCTGTAGAAATTTAACATTTTCATAGTGAGTTCTATAAATACTAAAGCTTTTGGTTCTCATTTTCATAGCCAAAATTTTACATTTCCTGTATCATTATCTTTTGGTTCTCATAAAAATGCCTCTTAATATTGATCTAAACACTCCAtatattgatcatgaaatgatggAATGCAACATAGCACCATCCATTAATCTAAATGATCCTTCTTCAAGTAATTTTAACTTGTCTTTTAAGGACCTACATGGTAGTTCATCAAATGAAGAATACATGGAAGAAGCTAATATGTTCAATTGTGAAAATGATTTTGAACATGGTATTTTTAATATTAATGAGGACATTGATGTTGATGCTTTAGATTCAAATGAAGTTCATGTTATGGAAGAAGGTAATATGCTCTAATACTTTTATGTTAGATAATTTTTGAACAacttaattaatttttttcaCTTTTAATACTGTTTTATAAAATTGCAGAGAGTGAATTTATTCCAAATGAAGAAGATGGAGAGGTGACTGAATTTAATCAATATGAAAGTGATGGAGAAACTGAAAGTATTGCAGCTAGTAAGATTTTTTATCATatcattatatttttgtttgttcATATCATTACTGTGTCATCTTTTTTTCATATCATATCATTACTTTTTGTTTTCTATTCATTACTACATTGCCATATTTTGTTTATAAATATAAAACATGCATGAGTCATGCATTAGCAACAAACATGAGACATGCATAAATTAATATAAATGGAGTGTCATCATTTGTTTTCTATTCATTACAGAGCCATATTTTGTTTGCCAATAAGAACATGTAGTAACAAACATGAGACAGTCATATTTTGTTTTCTATTCATTCTTTGGAGTGATATTTTCTGCACTTTCATTTGTTGGAGTTTGAATTGTTTCAGGAACTTTATTGTCTTCGATACCTAAATCAAAAGATGGAAACTCATTAGCTAAATGATGTGGGTTTGCCATTTTTAGAGTATAAAAAAAAAGGAAGAACAAGACTCATGGAGTTTTGTACAAGATGATACTGCACCATTTATAATAGGATATGACTTTTCAAAAGCCAATGATAACAAATGCAACGTTTCAGAATAAATGCTCTTTTGGAAGTGTAAAAAGTGGAGTTATTATAGGAATAAACATGAATATTGAAAAACTAAATTTGAGGGTAAAATTGGAATGGTATATTTAATTGTAACCATTGTAATTAATTTTTGCTTATATTTGAGActccaaaattttattttattttgcttaCATATGAGACCGGAGGGAGTAATTATTTTCTACACTATATTAACAAACtttatttgattatttaaaatatttttaattgtaAGAACTTATTAACTAAATTATCAAGTGTTAATCAAATTTTTACACGTTATTAATAAAAGTTAATTTCcattattataaataaatttgatttttttaatatatttaattGTGAATGTATTTAGTCCATATATAAATTAGGTACATTGACAGTGAAATGTACCAAAAAAAAAGGTTTTCATAATAGGGATTAAAGAGTATAAAATGATTGTTTGATGTTAGAACATTTAATAACTAATGAATATATTAACCAACTTTTCAataattaatcaattttaatttaGTACTTTTCGATGTTATGATCTATATTAATGAATTGTATTAACTAAAATTCTTtcaaaaatatatataaaaagatattaaaataaaaaatatattatttattgTATTTGTAGACAATAAATACGGTGTAAATGTAAAATTAAGTGTAAAAAAATATCATTAGGTGTGTTGTTGAGATTTCTAGAGGTTGGAATGTATGCATTCAAATGGGCAATGCAGAAATAATATTGTGTAATTTGGTTTGAGTGTCAACGCAATATACGTACATGTATTATTGCATGCAAATGTAATtcaataaataaaaatatttataaaaataaaataaacaaatcACTGAATAGTCTCTTTTACTCTCACTTGCATGTTCCTTGTTCTCAGTACAAAGCGACATTATTATTTTTGTCATTGTGATTAATTGTAGATAAGTGATAGGACTCTATAGTGGCAGAGGTATTTTGTCATTAGTATTTGTCTTGAGAATCAGTTCCCCATATAGTAATTAGGTGGACAGAATTATGAGCTGGCAACCGCAAAACCGAGTGAAAAACGAGTGTCACGAGCGATTTAAATCGAACATTCTTGATGTAGGTAAAAGGGAATTGTTCTTTTTATGATCTCATCGCTTTGAAAAATCACAAATATTATAAGTGTCTTGAGATATATTATTGAACGTATATTTTTTCACACTTTTCATCATAAATTAATGAGAAGTGTATACTATTatgaaatatatatttaattttggATGCAAATTACATTTAATCTCGATTATAGATGAGAGATAACGATCAACGTTATGAAAAGTGGATATTTTATCTTTTGATTTTTAAATAACCGAGTGATAAATTTATCTGTATATGAGTTCAATCTTTAGCTTCTgtctttttattattttcataATTGATGACGCACTTAATATTAAATCTCAATTTTAGAGTAAAATCAAGATAATATCATAATATTTTTACCTCGATTAAAAATCGAGGGGATAAATTTGTATCTTTTTATATGTTTTAGTTTATATCTGAATCTATAAATATATTTTGCATATTTTTGAAACATAAACTTGTATATTTTGTCAATATCTCAAACATAAACATTCTAGCACAAATATTAATTGTTTAAACCAAATGCAAAGTCAAAATGACAAACACCTTATAATTTTACAATAAAATTACAACAAATGATTAACCACAAAAGCAATAACAAAAATGGAAACTCTCTTAGGTTGTCCAAAAGTTCTATGATATGATTTGACACGGGTAGTTAAGCACATATAATTTGAACAACATTTAAAACCAATTATGATATTCATCTACAATATTAAATCTTTAGTAAGAGGAATAAAAGTTAGAAAAATGAATAATTATAAATTATTAAGTGATATAAAACATTTACTTACTAGTTTTCTTATAACCATTCTTCATGATTAAAACGAATAACATGCACATCATCTAAATCATTTTCTTTAGATGAATGACGTACATGTGTTGTGAAACAAGAGACTCATAGTTAAAATCTTTATTTTCATAAGTAATATTAGGAAGATGTTTTCCGTGAAGAACAATTGATCATCTAGTGAGAAGGATCGGTGACATAAAAAACTTGTTTTGCTTGAGTTTTTATGATGAGTGGTTCCTTCTTATAAGTTGCCTTTCGAAGATCGACCCGTGTGAATCCTAATTCACTGGTTTTTACACTAGTGTTATTCTCAATCCACTTGCACTTAAATAAAGACACTTTAAAAACAACATAATCAATCTCCAAATCTCCTTAATGACCCCAAAGTACGCTCTAGATGCTAGTACATGATTGTTATCTTTGGAACTAGAGAAGTACATGGATTCAGCTTCAATCATAACCCCACTATTTTGCATCGTACTACGGTTATCCTTTGATCTTGTATAGGATGAAAATTTATTAATGTCGTATGCACTCCAAGTAATTACATTAAACTTAGTCATACGTGTCGGGGTGGGATTTTTGAATATAAGATATTGGATTATCCTAACTTAATTGAATCACTAAGAATgagtcgtcaccgaactttattctATCTAAAAACATGGAAAGGGcaaatatcgataaaaccctaaGAAAGAGATCTAGGTAAGCAAGTCGtttatgcaaagggaaggtgttaggcacccttcgCATCCTTGGTACTCCAAGGGAACCATTGATCATATATTGTTTGCCTTATTATGGGTATTAAAATGTGAGTGGGTTTAAAACAAGAAAAGGAAGGGGGTGAGGTTGTATTATTTATTTATGCTTAAAAAGATTTGTGTGAacatctcatgcctacgtacccCCTAATGCAATGACGGATCAAAGCTTTGTAGTTCACCTAGGAGGTTATTTTTGTTTGTTGTTGGTTGAATTTATTATAGCAAGTGATAATAGGCCTTCTCACTTAAGAGAATGTCCATTATACATTATTTTGTTCTTGCTTTCTCTTTTGTGGTCCACCCTTGTGGCCGGTTAATTGCGAGGCTAAAAAGACACTCGACTTACAACATTGGTTGGGTGTTTGGTATATGGACCAAGTAAATGCGGGGGTTTAAAATAAAGTGagttttgtattttttttaatcTTTGATTAGGTTAAAGCCTTTATTAGGTGTTTTACAAAATGTTTTGACATGCAAAAAGGGTGGCTTACTATGTTATAGACAAGGGAGGTGAAAAGTTTTTCATGCAAGAAAGTAACTTTAGTTTTGAATGGTTGGTTTTAGTTTAAGGCATTAAAGCATACAACCTCTAACCTACCCCTAATGCAAAGTCTCATACCCTATCTAAATATAGTATTCATAGTATCCTTATTACATCACTTTGAAAAGCAAGAAAGATAAATTAGTCCTAAGGTGATATTTCCCTTCCACACATGGAAACTCAAAGacaaataaaaaagaaaaatgaaagcAAATAAACAAATGAAGAGATAAGGTATCTCTTAGTGTCTTGCTGGACTCACTTGTTTTGGATTGACTCTTCCTCTTTGTAATTTTCTTTTTCACCTTGTTTGAATGAAATGCTCTTGAATGTGACAAGAAGAGAAACAATGCTAATGCAATGACTTAACAAATTTTAAAATATAACATAGAATCAAAATTGTTAGTAAACTTCAAAAGAAGAAATGGACAAGCAGGAGTTCAGAATGACATATATTTTTTTGGTACTTTTAACATGCAAGGAAAGGCACATTTGAACATGATTATCAAAACAGGTCACAAATGGAATGCAAACTAAACATGCTTCCTAcacaaaatgaaatgaaaatgtAAAAGGGTCCAAATGAAAAAACACTTAACATATGAAATGACACATAATGAGGTCAGAATCAAATGAAATTGAAACACATCATTAATCATGCAAGTTGACAAAATGGGAACCAAAACAAGGCATGCTAGCAAGGTATAAACACTAATTTACAACATGCTTGAAAATTGAATCAAAGGTGCAAGATATAAACAtgatattgtaagaccccaattttgaccctaagatccctcatgccatctcatcatatgcattgactttgggatcacaccttggcatcctccttacctctcattcattgggtttgcattgagagaggTTACCAAGAACATTctattgtatcatactttgtttttcattatttactaacaaaaatgccaaaaatatgtcaatgtatagtttacttgttttgtaggtagtgtgtgtgttcacccatgctccatcaagctcatatctagtgtttgagaccctcaatgcaaggagactaatcaagacatggttcacattgactctatacgtcatatatgtatccccatggtcttcacatatcattttgatcaataaatcatcaagagtttgaagtttgtttgccttggaaaccctaattcatctaggtatcttgtgtgacttcctcagaaagtttcttcaccatttgatcaaacattgcaagggatacttcacattaaataatcttatgcatatattatccttcATGAGTCCAATAGATCAAGAGAATTTCAATTTTacaagatggttcatggtggttgaccagagaaagtcaactggtcaaaactggggttccctagaccgaatctcctacaatttgtgtcatatgaaaattatcccaagagaaaagttactctttatgacattccaaacaactttaatgtttaagtcaagatctattttgtcttggaaagtcattttttatggtgaaggattatagatcattttgtttgtaccctagttaggaggtcaacgtccaaggaccataacttgctcaatttttatgagatgaaatccattaaagtttcattatcaaattcaagatgtcttatccaacttttgTTCTTTGAGAAACTTGAAATTCAACTTGAAAGTGCATGcgccatgaggaaacattataggtcatcttggaccattaccattgaacaagtgattttcctcaacttctaaaatgcataactccttcatgctaaatctaaatgaggtcaaatttgtgactatATTGAACAGGTTTGAAAGagatataacttttatgaaggaatgttttccatttgaagcccatagcaaaagttattcaaggtcgaagaagtgaacatttgacttggtacttagaaaattttcaaatatgtttgattttccaaacttccacctcaaagttcatCATGATCTAAGCTCAAATTgaaaaatgttcaacatgaaagttgttccccttgacctcacatttccaaaaagtccaagatcatctcatttggccaagaattggaggACTTGCGCACAGGTTCTTTTCAAGGGTTCATTTGGATGAATTTCCCATTCACATTTCAATCTCCATTTCATGATCACATGACATGATTTTAGCATTGCACACAAGGAATTTTGGAACTGatcacatcatttcatgggcctatcacacgcccatgcaagcatgcaagagaattattatttttggtcaattttggaagtgtgtggaaatcaaaTGCTTTGCCTATAAATAaaaccctcattgctcagaattaaagacaccttgcccaagctttgaacttGAAATCCAAATCCTCACTAttagaggataatcttgaaggttttcatttgaaaatccggtttcaaatctccttctattttgagattgaaacttCAAGAGTCCAAGAttttccttgatccaattcaactcctacaagcttctgaagtcaagctaaggccaattggaagcaatatcaagcaagtttgaagctcgctcgaaggtgattttccagaattttcatctcttttattctctctcaattcttcaccattctttgtgatttttggttggttgaagtcctatcaatgtaggcaaaaagattgaattgctttgaggtcaaatcgaagcaactcagttcatgatcctcaaaattcaaatccctgtatctttttatatacttggaattggagaaaattgaggtcagattcgtgatcctaagcattttctatttgaaacagtgtccttgtttttcattttccattgagatgaagttggaccagtccgtTGGAGgtcactggagaagatgaccggagccctagcttcggtggtgttttggcacacctcctggccatctgatcatgatTGGATGTTATAATATGGATTGTTGCatttgattaccacgcgtacaacAAGTTGACCAAGGTCCACCATGGAACACGCGCGTGTGGCCATCAAatttgtcacctcaattaatgaggaagatctgatggcccttattttttctattttaattttaatttctgattttatgtttaatcctcttattttgttaaattcatattaatttcatttttaatccaaaaaatatgggactttcaccaaaaatctttaaatattgttctctttcatattcttaattaaaataattttttggattaattttgatatttttcatgaattaaatgtttttgtgcatatttttaattgtttaaaaatacttctga is a window of Lathyrus oleraceus cultivar Zhongwan6 chromosome 6, CAAS_Psat_ZW6_1.0, whole genome shotgun sequence DNA encoding:
- the LOC127097074 gene encoding uncharacterized protein LOC127097074, which translates into the protein MPLNIDLNTPYIDHEMMECNIAPSINLNDPSSSNFNLSFKDLHGSSSNEEYMEEANMFNCENDFEHGIFNINEDIDVDALDSNEVHVMEEESEFIPNEEDGEVTEFNQYESDGETESIAARTLLSSIPKSKDGNSLAK